The proteins below are encoded in one region of Nitrosomonas ureae:
- a CDS encoding NapC/NirT family cytochrome c: MSGLQKGAIGTLLTGGLLGILLVAVVFGGEAALSTEEFCTSCHSMTYTQTELKESTHYGALGVNPGCKDCHIPQGFKNFHLALYTHAVDGARELYLELVNDYSTLEKFNERRLIMAHDARMNLKKWDSVTCRDCHRDPNPPGADAQEAHKKMKTEGATCIDCHQNLVHEEAPMTDLNASLAAGKMVLKPDEDEEDEDDEEDEEEDEDSASEVTASEEDDDEEDDDDE; the protein is encoded by the coding sequence ATGAGCGGCTTACAGAAAGGTGCGATAGGGACACTACTGACAGGCGGGTTATTGGGGATATTGCTGGTAGCGGTGGTATTTGGAGGAGAAGCGGCGCTATCTACCGAAGAATTCTGCACCAGCTGTCACTCGATGACATATACGCAGACGGAACTCAAGGAATCGACTCATTATGGGGCACTAGGGGTGAATCCTGGCTGTAAGGACTGTCATATACCGCAAGGATTCAAGAATTTTCATTTAGCGTTATATACGCATGCGGTAGATGGTGCGAGAGAGCTTTATTTGGAATTGGTTAATGATTATTCGACGTTGGAGAAGTTTAATGAGCGTCGGCTGATTATGGCGCATGATGCGCGGATGAATTTGAAGAAATGGGACAGTGTAACATGCCGTGACTGTCATAGAGATCCGAATCCGCCTGGAGCGGATGCCCAGGAAGCGCATAAGAAGATGAAAACGGAAGGAGCGACGTGTATAGACTGTCATCAGAATCTGGTGCATGAGGAAGCGCCGATGACGGATCTGAATGCGAGTTTGGCTGCGGGCAAGATGGTGTTGAAGCCGGACGAAGATGAAGAAGATGAAGACGACGAAGAAGATGAGGAAGAAGACGAGGATAGTGCTAGTGAGGTAACCGCAAGCGAAGAGGATGATGATGAAGAGGATGACGATGACGAATAA
- a CDS encoding DEAD/DEAH box helicase, translating to MSSNISFEQLGLSTDLLRAISEQGYTNPTPIQQQAIPIILKGFDVMGGAQTGTGKTAGFTLPMLQKLESHANSSTSPAKHPTRALILVPTRELAIQVYESVRAYGKYVALKSAVIYGGVNIDVQIAAIRSGVEILVATPGRLLDHLQQKNLILSKIEILILDEADRMLDMGFLPDIKQIIQMLPDQRQNLMFSATFSEEIKKLAGKILKSPILIEVAKQNSVSDLISHIVYSVESKNKQEFLIDMIKKKNLQQVLIFTRTKHGADHLTQKLNSREILSSVIHGDRNQLQRTQALDNFKCGLIRILVATDVAARGLDIEELTHVINFELPNNPEDYVHRIGRTGRAGAKGFAISFVSREETILLGGIERLLGIKIQVEESNFGLKSQQTELSNKTNSIEEQKKSRAFSFKKEPLSKRSKRIEKIEDPLFSQPYISKCSDLISIQVGTGKSNKQYPSKTLPALFIPPVTSKQK from the coding sequence ATGAGTAGTAATATCTCATTTGAACAACTCGGTTTATCAACTGATTTGTTGCGAGCTATATCTGAACAAGGGTATACAAATCCCACTCCAATTCAACAACAGGCTATACCTATAATCCTGAAAGGTTTTGACGTTATGGGTGGAGCTCAGACTGGCACAGGTAAAACAGCGGGTTTTACTCTTCCTATGTTGCAAAAATTAGAGAGTCATGCGAATAGTAGTACATCACCTGCAAAACATCCAACACGCGCATTGATTTTAGTGCCAACCAGGGAGCTTGCGATACAAGTTTACGAGAGCGTTAGAGCGTATGGAAAATATGTGGCACTAAAATCAGCTGTGATTTATGGCGGTGTAAATATCGATGTGCAGATTGCAGCTATACGTTCTGGCGTAGAAATCCTGGTAGCAACGCCAGGGCGTTTATTGGATCATCTTCAACAAAAAAATTTGATACTTTCAAAAATTGAAATATTAATTCTTGATGAAGCCGATCGAATGCTGGATATGGGTTTTTTGCCAGATATAAAGCAAATCATTCAGATGTTACCCGATCAACGACAGAATTTAATGTTTTCCGCAACGTTCTCAGAAGAAATCAAGAAACTTGCAGGAAAAATTTTGAAGAGCCCGATACTGATTGAAGTGGCCAAGCAAAACTCAGTCAGTGATTTGATTTCACATATAGTTTATTCTGTAGAATCAAAAAATAAGCAAGAATTTCTAATCGATATGATCAAGAAAAAAAACTTGCAACAAGTATTGATTTTTACACGTACTAAACATGGAGCAGATCATTTGACACAAAAATTAAATAGTCGGGAGATCCTGAGTTCCGTAATACACGGCGATAGAAATCAACTGCAACGAACTCAAGCTTTGGATAATTTTAAATGTGGTTTAATCCGAATCCTTGTTGCGACTGATGTTGCAGCACGTGGTCTTGATATTGAAGAATTAACTCATGTGATTAATTTTGAACTACCTAATAATCCTGAAGATTACGTACATCGCATTGGAAGAACAGGGCGTGCGGGAGCGAAAGGATTTGCAATTTCTTTTGTTAGCAGAGAAGAGACTATTCTATTGGGTGGTATAGAAAGATTATTAGGGATTAAGATTCAAGTAGAGGAAAGTAATTTTGGATTAAAGAGTCAGCAAACTGAGCTTTCAAATAAAACAAACTCAATTGAAGAGCAAAAGAAATCGAGAGCTTTTTCCTTTAAGAAAGAGCCCCTATCGAAGAGGTCAAAAAGGATTGAGAAAATAGAAGACCCGTTGTTTTCACAGCCCTATATATCAAAATGTTCAGATTTGATATCAATTCAAGTAGGAACTGGTAAGTCTAATAAGCAATATCCTAGTAAAACATTACCCGCTCTGTTTATTCCACCTGTAACCAGCAAACAAAAATAA
- the cycA gene encoding cytochrome c-550 CycA has protein sequence MKHAITHILAILAMTAFFSGTVLAADFEGRTKCSSCHKSQAKSWNDTAHAKAMESLKPGTRKEAKIKAKLDPDKDYTQDKDCVGCHVDGWGKKGGYTVETPKKPLAAVGCESCHGPGKSYRGDHRKGGQAFESKGTTMQRKVLADKGQDFHFEEACSACHLNYEGSPWKGAKAPYTPFTPEVDAKYTFDFDKMVKDVKAMHEHYKLDGTFVGEPKFKFHDEFQANAKEKVADKKDKKGKD, from the coding sequence ATGAAACACGCGATAACCCATATATTGGCCATACTGGCGATGACTGCATTTTTCTCGGGCACAGTGTTGGCGGCGGATTTTGAAGGTCGTACGAAATGTAGTTCATGTCACAAATCGCAAGCTAAATCATGGAATGACACGGCGCATGCCAAAGCGATGGAATCGTTAAAACCGGGCACACGCAAGGAAGCTAAGATAAAAGCGAAGCTGGATCCGGATAAGGACTACACGCAAGACAAGGACTGTGTAGGCTGTCATGTTGATGGATGGGGCAAGAAAGGTGGCTATACGGTAGAAACACCGAAGAAGCCGCTAGCGGCAGTTGGTTGTGAATCCTGTCATGGACCTGGGAAGAGCTATCGGGGAGATCACCGTAAGGGAGGTCAGGCCTTTGAAAGCAAAGGCACTACCATGCAACGCAAAGTATTGGCAGACAAAGGGCAAGACTTTCATTTTGAAGAAGCTTGCAGTGCTTGTCATTTAAACTACGAAGGTTCGCCATGGAAAGGTGCGAAAGCTCCCTATACGCCATTTACTCCGGAAGTTGACGCGAAATACACATTTGATTTTGACAAGATGGTGAAGGATGTCAAAGCGATGCATGAGCATTACAAGCTTGATGGTACATTCGTAGGGGAACCCAAGTTCAAGTTTCATGATGAATTTCAAGCGAATGCCAAAGAGAAAGTGGCAGATAAAAAAGATAAAAAAGGAAAAGACTGA
- a CDS encoding TMEM165/GDT1 family protein gives MDYKILLMIFATVFIAELGDKTQLATLLFAADKEVNKWTVFVGASLALIATSAIGVLAGSFISDHISAKHLHYIAGVGFILIGGWTLIKA, from the coding sequence ATGGACTACAAAATACTACTAATGATTTTTGCCACGGTATTTATCGCGGAATTGGGCGACAAAACGCAACTGGCGACTCTGCTGTTTGCTGCTGATAAGGAGGTCAATAAATGGACGGTGTTTGTCGGTGCATCACTTGCACTGATTGCAACTTCCGCGATCGGTGTGCTGGCGGGTAGTTTTATTTCAGATCACATCAGCGCAAAACATCTGCACTATATTGCAGGAGTGGGGTTTATCCTGATTGGTGGATGGACATTGATAAAGGCCTAA
- the ahr gene encoding NADPH-dependent aldehyde reductase Ahr: protein MIKAYAASEPGGKLQPYEYDPGPLGDHDVEIAVEFCGLCHSDLSMLHNNWGITQYPFVPGHEIIGTISAKGTHVKNFSLKQRVGLGWHAGYCMTCHSCLSGDHNLCAQPESTIVGRHGGFADYVRASAASIVALPHGLNAQSAGPLFCGGITVFNPLLQFNIPPTAAVAVIGIGGLGHIALQFLKAWGCRVTAFTSSEEKRKEALILGAHDVLDTRNPVELATAANRFDLILATVNVKLDWNAYIATLRPKGRLHLLGVPLEPLEINVFPVISNQYTISGSPVGSPASIATMLQFAEQHKIEPIVEIFRMDQINEALARLASGDAKYRVVLSGQQ from the coding sequence ATGATCAAAGCTTACGCTGCATCCGAACCGGGTGGAAAACTTCAACCTTATGAATATGATCCCGGACCGTTGGGTGATCATGATGTTGAGATCGCGGTTGAATTTTGCGGTTTATGTCACAGCGACCTCAGCATGCTGCATAACAATTGGGGAATTACTCAGTATCCCTTTGTGCCAGGACATGAAATCATTGGGACAATTTCAGCTAAAGGTACACATGTAAAAAATTTCTCACTTAAGCAGCGCGTTGGCCTAGGATGGCACGCTGGTTATTGCATGACCTGCCATAGTTGCCTGTCCGGCGACCATAACCTCTGCGCTCAACCAGAGTCCACCATTGTCGGTCGACACGGCGGCTTTGCCGACTACGTACGCGCCAGCGCTGCCAGCATCGTGGCACTGCCGCATGGTCTCAACGCGCAGAGCGCAGGACCGCTTTTCTGTGGAGGAATCACTGTTTTTAACCCTCTTCTGCAATTCAATATCCCGCCCACTGCTGCCGTCGCCGTCATCGGTATCGGCGGATTGGGCCATATTGCATTACAATTTCTAAAGGCATGGGGTTGCCGGGTAACTGCCTTTACATCCAGTGAAGAAAAAAGGAAAGAAGCGCTAATACTGGGCGCGCATGACGTGCTGGATACGAGAAATCCAGTTGAACTTGCAACTGCAGCAAACCGCTTTGATTTAATTCTAGCAACGGTCAATGTAAAACTCGACTGGAATGCCTATATCGCGACCCTGCGTCCCAAAGGTCGCTTGCATCTTCTGGGCGTACCGCTTGAGCCACTGGAAATCAATGTGTTTCCAGTAATCTCCAACCAATATACGATTTCAGGCTCCCCTGTCGGCAGCCCCGCCAGCATTGCCACCATGCTGCAATTCGCAGAACAACACAAGATCGAACCTATCGTGGAAATTTTCCGCATGGATCAAATTAATGAAGCTCTCGCCAGATTGGCTAGCGGTGATGCCAAATACCGCGTGGTTTTGAGTGGTCAACAATGA
- the haoB gene encoding hydroxylamine oxidation protein HaoB produces MIGADTTDRAAPVVRSGDRLLPSLGIFLVTGGLLLLGWFVYLWFKPIPAPYQYQLVEESDSSKFSKIDLTGWPDLKLGQYKVQADGVGKPIAEFIVARQNDGAPVLIYWKNSTNEVLYNFDRKPSELTVLAEAISKYAPKDALILSWWDTSRQIKLLTGHDTFFTHHLNEPLMIPAPWLEHSKEIQAYEKQFWQSKADSVELERFKHFSRALAAPAEDGIKQLRQLIGSDRETYLIVHVTDVYKLGLMYPESIGVAYQNFPMTGNMHGMINQMKVQVKENNFDTYTLQSVSDNEIRVFFLSDEESSQTLLARMLPFVDKTAPTEQDLAQLIYQQGGYWVYKLP; encoded by the coding sequence TTGATAGGCGCTGACACGACAGACCGCGCCGCTCCGGTGGTGCGGTCAGGAGACAGGCTGCTCCCGTCATTAGGAATTTTTCTGGTGACGGGAGGATTGCTTTTATTGGGCTGGTTTGTGTATCTTTGGTTTAAACCGATACCGGCTCCCTATCAATATCAATTGGTAGAAGAAAGCGACAGCAGCAAGTTTAGTAAAATAGATTTGACAGGTTGGCCGGATTTAAAGCTTGGTCAGTACAAAGTACAAGCTGACGGAGTAGGCAAGCCGATCGCTGAATTCATTGTTGCAAGGCAAAATGATGGAGCGCCGGTACTGATCTACTGGAAGAATAGCACCAATGAAGTGCTCTACAATTTTGACAGAAAGCCATCGGAGCTTACTGTTCTGGCCGAGGCGATCAGCAAGTACGCTCCGAAAGATGCGCTGATACTATCCTGGTGGGACACCTCCCGGCAAATCAAACTGCTTACAGGGCACGACACGTTTTTTACTCATCACCTGAACGAACCCCTCATGATACCGGCTCCTTGGCTGGAGCACAGCAAAGAGATCCAGGCGTATGAAAAACAATTCTGGCAAAGCAAAGCGGATTCGGTGGAATTGGAACGATTTAAACACTTCAGTCGGGCACTGGCGGCACCAGCGGAAGACGGTATTAAGCAACTGCGGCAACTGATTGGTTCTGATCGTGAGACCTACCTGATTGTACACGTGACCGATGTCTATAAACTAGGGCTCATGTACCCGGAAAGTATAGGCGTTGCCTACCAGAATTTTCCGATGACAGGGAATATGCATGGCATGATCAATCAAATGAAAGTGCAAGTTAAGGAAAATAATTTTGACACCTATACACTGCAATCTGTTTCAGACAATGAGATCAGAGTATTTTTCCTGAGTGATGAAGAAAGTAGTCAGACGTTGTTGGCAAGGATGCTGCCATTTGTAGATAAGACTGCGCCGACGGAACAAGATCTGGCGCAACTGATCTACCAACAAGGAGGCTATTGGGTATATAAGCTACCTTAG